A genomic window from Schistocerca serialis cubense isolate TAMUIC-IGC-003099 chromosome 4, iqSchSeri2.2, whole genome shotgun sequence includes:
- the LOC126474600 gene encoding piggyBac transposable element-derived protein 4-like, which yields MYVVTHNVIFFLEDEIDDSLSSDEDENDVEGVASNPAAVPYPKDSEWTAVDTYRPLPVNTTPRQILVDIDESSSVLDCSKVFLTDSDVNELKRQTNLYASQTIQKKRRGNNLKPHSVLSSWKPVTISEMRRFLGIIFHMCVSKKPKIADHWSTNPVLSCNFCPHVMSRLRFTQILSCLHLVDNSNQKKPGEDGFHPLYKVLPYYNNLKERCIQAYRPSEKVTIDEGICPFRGRVSFRVYMQNKPHKYGLKVYAVAEASSGYVVNFEVYAGKHIVDNSSSAVILRLLSDSSLLNKGHTVYLDRFYSSPELFQQLAEKGTGAVGTVNKSRKGLPKDLVSAKLKKGEMSFRRKDNVLAMKWKDKRDVYTLSTRHQATFGTHTKRNGSVVLKPLQVLDYNLNKIGVDIGDQRLQYNPFQHRTVKWWRKLYFHLLLMGVSNAFWLYNAVHRKKITITDFITVLAVQLVEDDTLEFIPRNEGTVGRLTKRHFLQHIPATTKKYAARVCHVCSSRSKKQSGKASRKETRYECEQCGVALCLEPCFKIFHTKKQYDSV from the coding sequence atgtatgtagttacacataatgtgatattctttttagaagacgagattgatgacagtttgtcttcagatgaagacgagaatgatgttgaaggtgttgcttcaaatccagcagctgtgccgtatccgaaagacagtgagtggactgcagttgacacctaccgacctctgcctgtcaacacgacacccaggcagatactagtggatattgatgagtcgagttctgtactggattgcagtaaagtgttccttactgacagtgacgtaaatgaactcaagagacagacaaatttgtatgcatcacagacaatacagaagaaaagaagaggaaataatctgaagccccattcagttttgagttcgtggaagccagtgactataagtgagatgaggcgtttcttgggtattattttccacatgtgtgtttcgaaaaagccaaaaattgcggaccattggagcactaatcctgttcttagttgtaacttttgtccccatgtcatgagccgtttgcgtttcactcagatactgtcatgcttgcatcttgttgacaattcaaatcagaaaaaaccaggcgaagatggatttcatccactttacaaagttttgccatattataataatttgaaggagcgatgtatccaggcatatcgtccctcagaaaaagtgacaattgatgaaggaatttgcccatttcgaggtcgtgtgagtttccgtgtttacatgcaaaataagcctcataagtatggactgaaagtatatgctgttgctgaagccagtagtggctatgttgtaaattttgaagtttatgctggtaagcatattgttgacaattcttcgtctgcggttattttgcgattgttgtctgacagcagcttgctgaacaaaggccacactgtgtatttagatcgattttattccagtccagagctatttcagcaactggcagagaaaggcactggagctgttggtactgtgaacaaatccaggaaaggattgcctaaagatttagtatctgctaagctgaaaaagggcgaaatgtcttttcggcgtaaagataatgtattggcaatgaagtggaaagataagagagatgtgtatacattgtctacaaggcatcaagcaacatttggtacgcatactaagagaaatgggtctgtagtattgaaaccacttcaggtacttgattacaacctcaataaaattggagtggatattggagaccaacgcctgcagtacaatccgttccagcacagaactgtgaaatggtggcgaaaattatatttccatttgctgcttatgggagtatcaaatgcattttggctgtacaatgcagtgcacaggaagaaaattacaataacagactttataacagtgcttgcagttcagcttgttgaagacgacacacttgaattcattccaagaaatgaaggaactgtaggtcggctaacaaagagacattttttgcagcacatacctgcaactactaagaagtatgctgctcgtgtgtgtcacgtgtgcagttccaggagcaagaaacagagtggcaaggcttctcgcaaagagacacgatacgaatgtgaacagtgtggcgttgcactctgcctggaaccttgctttaaaattttccacactaaaaaacaatatgattctgtgtga